The genomic segment GGGACAGGTTCTGCGGAACATTCAGGCATTGCGCGGCGCAGTTGAAGTTCATTCTACCGATGGAAAAGGCACCACGATAACGCTTCGTCTCCCGTTAACTCTGGCGATTATCGACGGGATGTTGCTACAAGCGGGAAGCGAACGTTACATCCTCCCAACCCTTTCAATGGTAGAAGCATTGTCACTCACCGAAGAAAATGTAAGTTCCATTTCCGGCCGCAGTGAAATGATAAAGTTTCGCGGTAACTTGTTGCCGATGATTCGACTCGGAAACGTCTTCAATATCCCCGATGCAGTCACCGACATTCGCAAAGGAACCGCAATCGTAGTTGAAGATGGCGACCAACGGGTTGCATTATTCACCGACACGTTGTTAGGACAACAACAAGTCGTGATTAAGAACTTAGGTGAAGCAATGAAAGATGTCAACGGAATCGCTGGTGGAGCTATCCTTGCCGACGGTCGGATCGGACTCATCATCGATGTCCCCGGTTTCATTATCATGGCACGCGGTTAATTATCAAATCGTTTACATTTAGCAATCGAGGCGACCATGGAAACAGCAGTCAGTAAAAAACAGACCGCAGGCAAGTATCTTACTTTCCGGTTTGACCGTGAAGAGTATGGAATCGAGATCCTGCGAGTATGTGAAATCATCGGTATGATGGATGTTACCCGAGTACCACATACTGCCGACTACATATTAGGTGTGATTAATCTTCGCGGAAAAGTGATTCCGGTGATAAATTTACGCCGGAAATTCGGACTACCCGACGTCGAAGTTACAAATCTGACCTGCATCATTGTTATCGACGTTCATCATGTTCAAATCGGTATTGTTGTCGATGAAGTTTCTGAAGTGATCGACATTCACTCAGAAGAGATCGAGAATGCCCCGGAATTTGGTTCAGCTCTTGATACATCGATTATTCAAGGCATCGGCAAAGTGAAAGAGCGAGTAATTATCCTGTTGGAAATCGAAAAGGTGCTACAGTGGAATCGTGAAGAATTGGATACTGAAGTACTGACAGCTATTCCCAACAGCATATAAAGCATTTTACAGATGCGGCAATCGGCGATCATTTTACAGCCAGCGCATATTTATGTCAGCCGCACGCCGACAATTATCTGTGCTGTCGTAGGTTCGGGGGTTGCAGTCTGCATTTGGGATCGAGTGCTATGTATCGGGGGAACAACCTACTACAAGTTTCCAAGGATTCATCGTTTAACAATGGGTTCTGCCGCTTATGGCAATGTAGCGATACCTGAGTTGTTACGGTTGCTTCACGAGCACGGCGCAAAAAAGACACATTTGGAAGCTCAAATAATCGGTGGAGCAACACCCAATTGGGATCGCACGATTACAATTGG from the bacterium genome contains:
- a CDS encoding chemotaxis protein CheW, which codes for GQVLRNIQALRGAVEVHSTDGKGTTITLRLPLTLAIIDGMLLQAGSERYILPTLSMVEALSLTEENVSSISGRSEMIKFRGNLLPMIRLGNVFNIPDAVTDIRKGTAIVVEDGDQRVALFTDTLLGQQQVVIKNLGEAMKDVNGIAGGAILADGRIGLIIDVPGFIIMARG
- a CDS encoding chemotaxis protein CheW, giving the protein METAVSKKQTAGKYLTFRFDREEYGIEILRVCEIIGMMDVTRVPHTADYILGVINLRGKVIPVINLRRKFGLPDVEVTNLTCIIVIDVHHVQIGIVVDEVSEVIDIHSEEIENAPEFGSALDTSIIQGIGKVKERVIILLEIEKVLQWNREELDTEVLTAIPNSI
- a CDS encoding chemotaxis protein CheD, giving the protein MRQSAIILQPAHIYVSRTPTIICAVVGSGVAVCIWDRVLCIGGTTYYKFPRIHRLTMGSAAYGNVAIPELLRLLHEHGAKKTHLEAQIIGGATPNWDRTITIGEENSEIARRLLRRNRVTIVSEDTGGILGRKIAFDTHSGTVAVMKVRLIRKSDWQFESSNESL